In Leptospira perdikensis, a single genomic region encodes these proteins:
- the hisH gene encoding imidazole glycerol phosphate synthase subunit HisH, producing MIAVLDFGMGNIHSLLKAVSLYTNDFQFTSDLEVVKKADKIILPGDGHFDKAMQNLNEAGFSSVLKEHVAAKKSLLGICIGYQVLFEDSDETSKTGTTIPGLGLIRGKIRKFEGKQNLKVPHMGWNKLFDIKAKNTKLLKGIPNESFMYFIHSYRPVGVDRLDITANCHYYGESFPAVVEKETVFGTQFHPEKSDKTGLGILKNFIEL from the coding sequence GTGATTGCAGTTTTAGATTTTGGAATGGGGAATATCCATTCCTTACTCAAAGCAGTTTCTTTGTACACAAATGACTTTCAATTCACCAGTGATCTAGAAGTAGTCAAAAAAGCAGACAAAATCATTTTACCTGGTGATGGACATTTTGACAAAGCCATGCAGAATTTAAATGAAGCAGGATTCTCTTCTGTTTTGAAAGAACATGTGGCTGCAAAAAAATCATTACTTGGAATTTGTATCGGTTATCAAGTGTTATTTGAAGATTCTGATGAAACTTCCAAAACGGGAACTACAATTCCCGGTCTTGGTCTGATTCGTGGAAAAATAAGAAAGTTTGAAGGGAAACAAAACCTCAAAGTTCCTCATATGGGATGGAACAAACTTTTTGATATCAAGGCCAAAAATACAAAATTACTCAAAGGGATTCCCAATGAATCCTTTATGTATTTTATTCACTCTTACAGACCCGTTGGTGTCGACCGATTGGATATTACAGCTAACTGCCATTATTACGGAGAATCATTTCCTGCTGTTGTGGAAAAAGAGACTGTATTTGGAACACAGTTCCATCCTGAAAAATCAGATAAAACAGGACTTGGAATCCTGAAAAACTTTATAGAACTTTAA
- a CDS encoding thioredoxin domain-containing protein: MNRKNLALAGVVGGALGLIVSFLLAIEYFGIGSENIANSACSALGGGDSCLKVAESSYSAIPSVPFLGNVPIALLGFGFYGLLTYSFFLVTRAKSNEEVTKTISLLFPVLVLGLVLDLVLFGISVGIIGTICQLCFVTYIVTISLLGVLFLLWKTEGKPKLDIPSAIKEGITTLGLVFFFSFSVGYATSKMWVNGSNANTLATSRGMDSKEVQSKIAAYFQEPTLGIQVAGSPFIGKKDAPITIVKYADYNCGHCLHTSHILHTVLSEYDGMVRVVYKNFPLDGTCNRLMQQPRPGATSCVAAIAAICADKQGKFEPMYRGLYDNLEKGVAHSGSSVVNLANAIGLNVNSLKSCMASKEAQNQLNAEIDEAEKLNIQSTPSLYINDRKIESGTPNPIFLKTLLEQIIQKM; the protein is encoded by the coding sequence ATGAATCGTAAGAATTTAGCATTAGCAGGAGTGGTCGGTGGAGCCCTTGGACTCATTGTCTCTTTCCTATTGGCAATTGAATACTTTGGCATAGGATCAGAAAATATTGCCAACTCCGCATGTTCTGCGTTAGGTGGCGGTGACTCGTGTTTAAAAGTCGCCGAGAGTTCTTATTCGGCAATCCCGAGCGTTCCTTTTTTGGGAAATGTGCCGATTGCCTTACTTGGATTTGGTTTTTATGGATTACTTACGTATTCTTTCTTTTTGGTAACGAGAGCCAAATCAAACGAAGAAGTTACGAAAACCATTTCTCTCCTCTTTCCAGTTTTGGTTTTAGGACTAGTTTTAGATTTAGTGTTATTTGGAATCTCTGTTGGGATCATTGGCACCATTTGCCAACTTTGTTTTGTTACCTACATTGTTACCATATCTCTCCTTGGTGTTTTATTTTTACTTTGGAAAACGGAAGGAAAACCAAAACTAGATATCCCTTCAGCCATCAAAGAAGGAATCACCACTTTAGGGCTCGTTTTCTTTTTTAGTTTTTCTGTAGGATATGCTACAAGTAAAATGTGGGTGAATGGGTCGAATGCCAATACTCTTGCCACTTCTAGAGGAATGGATTCAAAAGAGGTTCAATCGAAAATTGCAGCCTACTTCCAAGAACCAACCCTTGGCATTCAAGTTGCAGGTTCTCCTTTTATTGGTAAAAAAGATGCCCCGATTACCATAGTTAAATACGCAGACTATAACTGCGGACATTGTTTACATACAAGTCATATCTTACATACAGTTCTTTCTGAATACGATGGAATGGTTCGCGTTGTTTATAAAAACTTTCCTTTGGATGGAACTTGTAACCGTTTAATGCAACAACCTAGACCTGGTGCTACTTCATGTGTGGCTGCCATAGCTGCGATTTGTGCCGACAAACAAGGAAAGTTTGAACCAATGTATCGCGGACTTTATGATAATTTAGAAAAGGGTGTGGCGCACTCTGGCTCGAGTGTTGTGAATTTGGCCAATGCCATTGGGCTCAATGTCAACTCATTGAAGTCTTGTATGGCTTCTAAAGAAGCACAAAACCAACTCAATGCTGAAATTGATGAAGCAGAAAAATTGAACATTCAATCCACTCCATCTCTTTATATCAATGATAGAAAGATAGAAAGTGGAACACCAAATCCAATTTTTCTGAAAACACTTTTGGAACAAATCATCCAAAAGATGTAA
- a CDS encoding N-acetylneuraminate synthase family protein, which translates to MDFKIGTKTLTRKSEPYLVAEIGLNHNADLEIGKRTIAKAKESGAHAVKFQTYRTEEFIDASNSDVKFLFDIFKQYELNETQHREFQKTALDLGLDFFSTPLCESAVDLLCGLNVPVLKIASGDIVNLPLLKKSIQSGKPLIVSTGAALPEEVTRALSLFQNHQTEVCLLHCVSMYPTPLNKVNLQSIPFYLDTTDYVVGFSDHSDGTLASSVAVGLGAVVFEKHFTLDRNLEGPDHGISMDPSMFTKLAQDLKQSFEMGGKYGKNTHPEETGGWFYGRRSLYKKGNSVLSLRPALHTKDKNVLDSWEIERAGDPSLLQEGPVRLTPKSK; encoded by the coding sequence TTGGATTTTAAAATTGGAACAAAAACTCTTACTAGAAAATCGGAACCGTATTTGGTCGCGGAAATTGGACTCAACCACAATGCCGATTTAGAGATTGGAAAACGCACCATTGCAAAAGCCAAAGAATCAGGAGCTCATGCAGTCAAATTCCAAACCTATAGAACGGAAGAGTTTATCGATGCCTCCAATTCTGATGTGAAATTTCTTTTTGATATATTCAAACAATACGAATTAAACGAAACCCAACATAGAGAATTTCAAAAAACAGCACTAGACCTAGGACTTGATTTTTTCTCCACACCACTCTGCGAATCTGCAGTGGATTTATTATGCGGATTGAATGTCCCTGTATTAAAAATTGCTTCCGGTGATATTGTAAATCTCCCCTTACTAAAAAAATCAATACAGTCAGGAAAACCATTGATTGTATCTACGGGGGCGGCCCTACCAGAAGAAGTAACGAGGGCCCTTTCTCTTTTTCAAAACCACCAAACGGAAGTTTGTTTGTTACATTGTGTTTCCATGTATCCGACTCCTTTAAACAAAGTAAACCTCCAGTCCATTCCTTTCTATTTGGACACAACGGACTATGTTGTGGGATTTAGTGACCATTCCGATGGAACTTTGGCGTCTTCCGTTGCCGTTGGACTCGGGGCTGTGGTATTTGAAAAACACTTCACCTTAGATCGTAATTTAGAAGGCCCAGATCATGGAATTTCTATGGATCCCAGTATGTTTACAAAACTGGCACAAGATTTAAAACAAAGTTTTGAAATGGGTGGAAAATATGGAAAAAACACACATCCGGAAGAAACCGGTGGTTGGTTTTATGGAAGACGGTCTTTATACAAAAAGGGGAATTCGGTCCTTAGTTTAAGGCCAGCTTTACATACGAAAGATAAAAATGTTTTGGATTCTTGGGAGATCGAAAGAGCCGGAGATCCTTCCCTTTTACAGGAAGGACCAGTCCGTTTGACACCTAAGTCTAAATAG
- a CDS encoding PilZ domain-containing protein, whose protein sequence is MAIGRTDSMQELITILESLFEETIIGSDVNIVKHLFYYLKADNREFEFIYEENTLVAAVEEIESHTVTLMIPDLVEEGSRRARVRFEVMNINYQFEVVILDIQKERTVIKTPTELQSYQLRTNKRIPVDDLFMNFIILFRSLTGGSREVGKNLYAESRFPHLMKEVRKDRPDSKLINVMLTEAIERISKDYEIRFFQPDEKLNEYDDFVKKTVLRTAKSIYIPDCNRITSYIHDPEDEVLFNYHNEYKEMSKEFGEDFALDFFESMRKHESRDFYVSYIITPIRLYEDVVGYIKVYSTAMERFTISQNQAVYIFELAEIISYVFTKIAIQHGSYETMQSTTKVVDISLDGLLFEIYDKRLFQYLKRHNIIKMFIPLSKDRTMIIRGEIIRFLDRGDHYHLGVNYFSSAPDDMLYLESYLFEKSMKILSE, encoded by the coding sequence ATGGCGATCGGCAGAACAGATTCGATGCAGGAACTCATAACGATTTTAGAATCGTTATTTGAAGAAACCATCATTGGGTCAGATGTGAACATAGTCAAACACCTCTTTTACTACCTTAAGGCCGATAACAGAGAATTTGAATTTATCTATGAAGAAAATACTTTAGTAGCTGCTGTCGAAGAAATTGAATCCCATACAGTCACCTTAATGATACCGGATTTGGTAGAAGAAGGATCAAGGCGCGCACGGGTGCGTTTTGAAGTTATGAATATCAACTACCAATTTGAAGTAGTGATTCTTGACATTCAAAAAGAAAGAACGGTCATCAAAACGCCTACCGAGTTACAGTCCTATCAATTACGTACAAATAAACGGATTCCTGTAGACGATTTGTTTATGAACTTTATCATCTTATTCCGAAGTTTGACAGGTGGATCCCGAGAAGTGGGAAAAAACCTTTATGCGGAAAGTCGATTCCCTCACCTAATGAAAGAAGTACGAAAGGATAGGCCGGATAGCAAACTCATCAACGTGATGTTAACCGAAGCTATCGAACGAATTTCAAAAGATTATGAAATTCGTTTTTTCCAACCTGATGAAAAATTAAATGAATATGATGACTTTGTCAAAAAAACCGTTTTAAGAACTGCCAAATCAATTTATATTCCCGACTGCAACCGGATTACCTCTTATATTCATGATCCAGAAGATGAGGTGCTTTTCAATTACCATAACGAATATAAAGAAATGTCCAAAGAATTTGGGGAAGACTTTGCATTAGATTTTTTTGAATCAATGCGCAAACATGAATCTCGCGATTTTTATGTATCGTATATCATTACACCCATTCGTTTGTATGAAGATGTAGTCGGATACATCAAAGTTTATTCAACAGCTATGGAAAGATTCACCATCTCCCAAAACCAAGCAGTTTATATTTTTGAATTGGCCGAAATCATCAGTTACGTGTTTACAAAAATTGCCATTCAACATGGAAGTTACGAAACCATGCAATCGACAACAAAGGTTGTCGACATTTCTCTCGATGGACTTTTGTTCGAAATCTACGATAAACGGCTATTTCAATATTTAAAACGACACAATATCATCAAAATGTTTATCCCTTTAAGTAAAGATCGAACCATGATCATTCGTGGGGAAATCATTCGATTTTTAGATCGAGGAGACCATTACCACCTAGGGGTAAACTACTTCAGTTCTGCCCCAGATGATATGTTGTATTTAGAATCTTATTTATTCGAAAAGAGTATGAAAATCCTTTCAGAATGA
- the feoB gene encoding ferrous iron transport protein B, whose translation MKDKRIYLVGNPNCGKSTLFNQLTGLKQKTGNFSGVTVEKREGTLTLDDTNWIITDLPGTYGLGGIAEDKKIAYEVLLQRKPEEQVIYVLDALNLERGLQFLLQIIDMGVPTLVVLTMKDVLEKKRIQLDLEKLKKSIGLHFLLVNAKSGEGIDTLKEVLKNQNGFQKSPRLWKWGTKEESFLSSAKLKLGITTNEAEFFLSQSLKYLNKDPHLSEERYFTKFPEETRTWLRSAIEGKGYNFYYQEEMIYRSFLIKKILTEAITYPKSIPGSWEEKLDLVLLHPVLGFVCFFLLMGLLFQSLFSFAELPMDLIESGITNLQSFVEPYLGVGLVKSLVTEGIIGGVGSVIVFIPQIALLFLFIGILEESGYLARASFLMDRIMGKFGLSGKSFIPLLSSAACAVPAILGTRTIENKSDRFTTIMVSPLVMCSARYPVYILIVGTVFSFPPIFGIFNVQGFVLFSMFFLGMITSFGFALLFRKTVFREDASYFVMELPRYNVPSLRSLFHTVYGKVKSFLSTAGQIILYISVLLWFLSHFPAEYKNNEWKTSPIENSYIGTIGRGIEPAIEPLGFDWKIGISILTSFAAREVMVSTLAVLYGSEENEEGESLRSTLRTETRADGSLVWTPLSGLSLLVFFAFASQCMSTLAVTKKETGTLIWPVVQFLYMTILAITASFLIFQLGKILGFS comes from the coding sequence ATGAAAGACAAACGAATTTATTTAGTTGGTAATCCCAATTGTGGAAAATCAACACTCTTCAACCAACTGACTGGTCTCAAACAAAAAACAGGAAATTTTAGCGGAGTCACCGTAGAAAAAAGGGAAGGAACCCTTACCCTAGATGACACGAACTGGATCATTACCGACTTACCAGGTACATACGGTCTTGGCGGAATTGCAGAAGACAAAAAAATTGCCTACGAAGTTTTACTCCAACGAAAACCGGAAGAACAAGTCATCTATGTTTTAGATGCATTAAACTTAGAACGAGGTCTTCAGTTTTTACTCCAGATCATTGATATGGGAGTTCCGACACTTGTAGTGCTCACAATGAAAGATGTGCTCGAGAAAAAAAGAATCCAACTCGATCTAGAGAAACTAAAAAAATCCATTGGTCTCCATTTTCTTTTAGTGAATGCCAAATCGGGAGAAGGAATTGATACTTTAAAAGAAGTATTAAAAAATCAAAATGGTTTTCAAAAAAGTCCTCGGTTATGGAAATGGGGAACAAAAGAAGAATCCTTTCTAAGTTCGGCAAAACTAAAACTCGGGATCACCACAAACGAAGCTGAATTCTTTTTATCACAATCACTAAAGTATTTAAACAAAGACCCACACTTGAGTGAAGAGCGTTACTTTACGAAATTCCCAGAAGAAACAAGGACCTGGTTGCGCTCTGCAATAGAAGGCAAAGGATACAATTTTTATTACCAAGAAGAAATGATATATCGATCTTTTTTGATTAAAAAGATTTTAACTGAGGCAATCACTTATCCTAAATCCATTCCAGGAAGTTGGGAAGAGAAATTGGACCTGGTTTTATTACATCCTGTTCTTGGTTTTGTTTGTTTTTTCCTTTTGATGGGACTACTTTTCCAAAGTTTATTTAGTTTTGCAGAACTTCCTATGGACTTAATAGAATCGGGTATTACAAACTTACAATCGTTTGTTGAACCATATCTTGGCGTTGGCCTTGTAAAATCTTTAGTAACAGAAGGAATCATTGGAGGAGTCGGTAGTGTGATTGTTTTTATTCCACAAATCGCCCTTTTATTTTTATTCATTGGAATTTTGGAAGAATCGGGATACTTAGCACGAGCTAGCTTTTTAATGGATCGGATTATGGGAAAATTTGGGCTTTCTGGGAAATCCTTTATCCCTTTACTTTCCTCTGCTGCTTGCGCCGTTCCTGCCATCCTTGGCACAAGGACAATTGAAAACAAATCCGATCGTTTTACAACGATAATGGTCTCGCCACTTGTGATGTGTTCAGCAAGATATCCTGTTTATATTCTTATTGTAGGAACCGTTTTTAGTTTTCCCCCAATCTTCGGTATTTTTAATGTCCAAGGTTTTGTTTTGTTTTCGATGTTTTTTCTCGGAATGATTACTAGCTTTGGATTTGCACTGCTCTTTCGCAAAACAGTATTTAGAGAAGACGCATCTTACTTTGTAATGGAACTTCCCAGATACAATGTACCTTCTCTAAGAAGTTTATTCCATACGGTGTATGGGAAGGTGAAATCATTTTTATCCACTGCAGGTCAGATCATTTTATATATCTCTGTCCTTCTTTGGTTTCTCAGCCATTTCCCAGCTGAATATAAAAATAACGAATGGAAAACAAGCCCTATTGAAAATTCTTATATTGGAACCATTGGCCGCGGGATAGAACCTGCAATCGAACCACTGGGTTTTGATTGGAAAATTGGTATTTCGATTCTCACTTCATTTGCCGCACGCGAAGTGATGGTTTCCACCTTAGCCGTGCTATATGGCTCAGAGGAAAACGAAGAAGGTGAATCCTTACGATCTACTCTCCGCACTGAAACGAGAGCCGATGGAAGTCTTGTTTGGACTCCTCTTTCCGGCCTATCTTTACTGGTATTTTTTGCTTTTGCTAGTCAATGTATGTCAACACTTGCGGTAACCAAAAAAGAAACTGGTACTCTCATTTGGCCAGTGGTTCAGTTTTTATATATGACAATTCTTGCCATTACCGCTTCCTTTCTCATTTTCCAATTGGGAAAAATTTTAGGATTTTCTTAA
- a CDS encoding enoyl-CoA hydratase/isomerase family protein, translated as MKSRFESKEYEFLEIESRETEDGKIVSIFLNNPTSRNSMTWKMGEEFADLIHSIKKEKVLPRAVIVSGRNDVFCAGGDLNLLRSFSEKSFSQNRRDMRKFYGFFLSVRKLPVPVIAAVNGHAIGAGLSLTFGCDLRIFADEGKYSFNFVRLGIHPGMGSSFLSPELLGKSLGGRLLLTGETFDGKFAKTCGLALDSVPKTEVYSRAMELALSLSKAAPLALQELKKNLYSWKQLDSALKKEAESQARNFISDDFKETIKSILEKREPKFTGK; from the coding sequence ATGAAATCGCGATTTGAATCCAAAGAGTATGAATTCCTAGAAATTGAATCCCGTGAAACCGAAGATGGAAAAATTGTTTCCATCTTCTTAAACAATCCCACTTCTCGCAATTCCATGACTTGGAAAATGGGGGAAGAGTTCGCAGACCTAATTCATTCCATTAAAAAAGAAAAAGTGTTACCGCGGGCCGTGATTGTCTCCGGGCGAAACGATGTGTTTTGTGCTGGTGGCGATTTGAATTTATTACGTTCCTTTTCTGAAAAATCATTCTCACAAAACAGACGTGATATGAGAAAATTCTACGGTTTCTTTTTGTCCGTTCGTAAACTTCCTGTTCCTGTGATTGCTGCTGTAAATGGACATGCCATTGGTGCTGGTCTTTCTTTAACCTTTGGTTGTGACTTGCGGATTTTTGCAGATGAAGGTAAGTATTCTTTTAATTTTGTCAGGCTAGGGATTCATCCTGGTATGGGTTCTAGTTTTCTTTCGCCTGAACTACTCGGAAAAAGTTTGGGTGGAAGGTTATTACTCACAGGGGAAACCTTTGATGGTAAATTTGCAAAAACTTGTGGACTTGCCCTTGACAGTGTTCCCAAAACAGAAGTGTATTCACGCGCCATGGAACTTGCTTTGTCGTTATCGAAAGCGGCACCTCTCGCCTTGCAAGAGTTAAAGAAGAATTTATATTCTTGGAAACAGCTCGATAGCGCTTTAAAAAAAGAAGCAGAATCTCAAGCGCGGAACTTTATTTCGGACGACTTTAAGGAGACGATAAAAAGTATCTTAGAAAAGCGGGAACCTAAGTTTACCGGCAAATAA
- a CDS encoding LIC11177 family protein — protein sequence MPVEKKSSVDEVLKREKLSKEFEKEKRNSEQKAIEQAAAKLSAQSPETTDNAKTSKFITNIDIAFSQAKTDLRFYFLNDGTYADDFKKMFQENESLFKRYGITSQKYLEYIRESFDRYKKIHDMMPLDPMKPKHFQYVEDSILELIRMFNQRFGK from the coding sequence ATGCCTGTAGAAAAAAAATCCTCGGTAGATGAGGTTTTGAAACGCGAAAAATTATCAAAAGAATTCGAAAAAGAAAAACGTAATTCCGAGCAAAAAGCAATCGAACAAGCAGCTGCTAAATTGTCCGCACAGAGCCCAGAAACCACGGATAATGCCAAAACTTCTAAATTCATTACCAATATCGACATTGCCTTTTCACAGGCAAAAACAGACCTACGTTTTTACTTTTTAAATGATGGAACCTATGCAGATGACTTCAAAAAAATGTTCCAAGAGAATGAATCTTTATTCAAACGTTACGGAATCACGAGCCAAAAGTATTTGGAATACATTCGTGAGTCTTTTGATCGGTATAAAAAAATTCACGATATGATGCCCCTCGATCCGATGAAACCCAAACACTTTCAATATGTAGAAGACTCTATTTTAGAACTGATCCGGATGTTCAACCAACGGTTTGGGAAGTAA
- a CDS encoding rhomboid family intramembrane serine protease — MSRNRSQGPSLFGNPILHPLNVILIINCLIFFLQYFANQQLIYRFGLTPDFVLSGAVWQVFTYGFLHAVELIPFHLLVNMYGMYMLGTNIIPIIGKTKFTILYFLSQIGAGIFVVLSAYLNYVLGGNVPFLESMTTQTIGASGALFGLLALFGIFYPNAELLLFIFPVKAKNAVWVSLVIGYLISQFGNGAISNTCHLGGALTALLLYQLFQRQIKPGNLPYIPGMEWEGPRESKPQSKAKPVVVEDLFLDQKKYNENVLGQIHSKKDKTSVINYLQGLQVANANICPPPTYNTEDPICLRCEWLANCALRKAKE; from the coding sequence ATGAGTAGAAATCGAAGCCAGGGTCCAAGTTTATTTGGGAATCCCATCCTTCATCCCCTGAATGTAATTCTCATCATCAATTGTCTTATTTTTTTCCTCCAATACTTTGCTAACCAACAGTTGATTTATCGATTTGGTTTAACACCTGACTTTGTGTTAAGCGGTGCTGTTTGGCAAGTATTCACTTACGGCTTTTTACATGCGGTAGAACTCATTCCATTTCATTTACTAGTGAATATGTATGGTATGTACATGTTAGGAACAAACATCATTCCTATCATTGGAAAAACTAAATTTACTATTTTGTATTTTTTATCTCAAATTGGCGCTGGAATTTTTGTGGTTTTGTCTGCGTATTTGAATTATGTGTTAGGTGGGAATGTTCCATTTTTGGAATCTATGACCACACAAACCATTGGCGCTTCGGGCGCTCTTTTTGGTCTCCTCGCTCTCTTTGGTATTTTTTATCCTAATGCGGAACTACTTTTATTTATTTTTCCAGTAAAAGCGAAAAATGCCGTTTGGGTTTCTCTTGTGATTGGGTATTTGATTTCTCAATTTGGCAATGGGGCAATTTCCAATACCTGCCATTTGGGCGGAGCACTCACGGCCTTACTTCTTTATCAACTATTTCAAAGACAAATCAAACCGGGAAACTTACCTTACATTCCAGGAATGGAATGGGAGGGACCTCGTGAATCGAAACCTCAATCTAAAGCCAAGCCGGTAGTGGTTGAAGATCTTTTTCTCGACCAGAAAAAGTACAATGAAAACGTACTGGGTCAGATTCATTCTAAAAAAGACAAAACTTCGGTAATAAATTATTTACAAGGATTGCAGGTGGCAAACGCCAATATTTGCCCTCCTCCTACGTATAACACCGAGGATCCGATTTGTTTGCGTTGTGAATGGTTGGCAAATTGCGCGCTTCGTAAGGCAAAAGAATAA
- a CDS encoding Crp/Fnr family transcriptional regulator has translation MADLPLNPDCFACDYKNHNVLHCAAHETIERINAGKDFTAFPRGKHLVTAGVKADGFFFIKTGLVRSYVQLASGKEQTLRLSGPGDWVGFRDCISDSISHHNVVAVEDTHACYITGALIEALVKDDINFQKEVFRQMAKEWQEMEEHVVSLGTKQVHEKLAEILIVLDNAQGRKNQVELKVTRDVLATFIGTKTETLVRALSDLKAREFISVDKNRIDILNREALFSLSKIA, from the coding sequence ATGGCGGATCTTCCACTCAATCCTGATTGTTTTGCATGTGATTATAAGAATCACAATGTGCTCCATTGTGCTGCACATGAGACTATTGAAAGAATCAATGCAGGTAAGGACTTCACTGCGTTTCCGAGAGGAAAACATCTAGTTACTGCTGGTGTGAAAGCTGACGGTTTTTTCTTCATCAAAACGGGATTGGTTCGAAGTTATGTCCAACTCGCAAGTGGTAAGGAACAAACCTTACGACTGAGTGGGCCTGGAGATTGGGTAGGATTTCGGGATTGTATCTCTGATTCGATTTCCCATCACAACGTAGTCGCGGTGGAAGATACCCATGCTTGTTATATCACGGGAGCTCTCATTGAGGCTCTTGTGAAGGATGATATCAATTTCCAAAAAGAAGTCTTTCGGCAGATGGCCAAGGAATGGCAGGAAATGGAAGAACATGTGGTTTCTTTGGGAACCAAACAGGTTCATGAAAAATTAGCAGAAATTCTCATCGTTTTGGACAATGCACAAGGGCGTAAAAATCAAGTGGAACTCAAGGTCACAAGGGATGTGCTCGCCACTTTTATTGGCACCAAAACAGAAACCCTGGTTCGTGCTCTTTCTGACCTAAAAGCCCGGGAATTCATTTCGGTGGACAAAAACCGCATTGATATTCTGAACAGAGAAGCCTTGTTTTCTCTCTCAAAAATCGCCTAA
- the hisA gene encoding 1-(5-phosphoribosyl)-5-[(5-phosphoribosylamino)methylideneamino]imidazole-4-carboxamide isomerase, with protein sequence MLVLPAIDLLDNEAVRLLQGDYSKKTVYSSEPEKMIQVFEEQGATLIHIVDLNAAKTGKSENEKAIRKIKDKCSVELELGGGIRSLENMKFYDGLGVSRFILGTVAVEDPSVVEKGLKSYGPDRIVVGVDAKDGYVRTKGWETNSGIKYTEFLKSMYGMGIRHVIFTDISKDGMMAGPNTKAYVELLSLFPDLQLVASGGVSSIQDLVDLYDSSKGKLFGAITGKAIYEGKLDLKESIRILSKKRNEN encoded by the coding sequence ATGTTAGTATTACCTGCAATTGATCTTTTAGACAACGAAGCTGTACGTTTACTCCAAGGGGATTATTCCAAAAAAACTGTTTATTCTTCTGAACCGGAGAAGATGATCCAAGTGTTCGAAGAACAAGGTGCCACTCTCATCCACATTGTGGATTTAAATGCAGCCAAAACAGGAAAGTCTGAAAATGAAAAGGCCATTCGGAAAATCAAAGATAAATGCTCTGTAGAATTAGAGTTAGGTGGCGGGATTCGCTCTTTGGAAAATATGAAATTCTATGATGGGCTCGGGGTGTCTCGGTTTATTTTAGGAACTGTTGCCGTCGAAGATCCATCGGTTGTGGAAAAGGGGCTTAAAAGTTACGGCCCCGATCGGATTGTGGTTGGCGTGGATGCCAAAGATGGTTATGTTCGCACCAAAGGTTGGGAAACCAATTCCGGAATCAAATACACTGAATTTTTAAAATCAATGTATGGGATGGGCATTCGCCATGTGATTTTTACCGACATTTCTAAAGATGGGATGATGGCAGGACCAAACACGAAAGCTTATGTGGAGTTGTTATCCCTATTTCCGGATTTACAACTTGTGGCTTCGGGTGGGGTCTCTTCGATCCAAGATTTAGTGGATTTGTATGACTCCTCAAAAGGAAAACTTTTTGGAGCCATTACCGGAAAAGCAATTTATGAAGGAAAATTGGACCTAAAAGAGAGTATCAGGATTCTAAGTAAGAAGAGGAATGAAAATTGA
- the hisB gene encoding imidazoleglycerol-phosphate dehydratase HisB, which translates to MVESRKTSETDIRLDLNVRGTGVYQFDTEIPFFEHMLSHISKHGLIDMDLKLRGDIGIDCHHSVEDTAILMGQMIHTQLGDKKGIFRYGHFTLPMDEVLTTVAVDLGGRFYFKYSGPPIDGKFGIYDAELSLEFLQKFALNAKMNLHVMVHYGENRHHIHESIFKGLGKALRQAIAIDSLAKDQIPSTKGMLE; encoded by the coding sequence ATGGTGGAATCAAGAAAGACATCCGAAACAGACATCCGGCTCGACCTAAACGTCCGAGGAACCGGGGTCTACCAGTTTGATACAGAAATCCCGTTTTTTGAGCACATGCTCTCTCATATCTCCAAACACGGTCTCATTGATATGGACCTCAAACTCCGAGGTGACATTGGGATCGATTGCCACCATTCGGTGGAAGACACTGCCATCCTTATGGGACAAATGATCCACACCCAACTCGGTGATAAAAAAGGAATCTTTCGTTATGGTCACTTTACTTTGCCTATGGATGAAGTTCTGACAACTGTTGCTGTGGATTTAGGGGGAAGGTTTTATTTCAAATACTCTGGTCCTCCTATAGACGGAAAATTTGGAATTTACGACGCGGAACTATCACTCGAGTTCCTTCAAAAATTTGCTCTGAATGCCAAAATGAACTTACATGTAATGGTGCACTATGGTGAGAACCGCCACCACATCCACGAATCGATTTTTAAGGGACTCGGTAAAGCTCTTCGTCAAGCGATTGCTATCGATTCACTTGCAAAAGATCAAATTCCTTCTACTAAAGGAATGCTCGAGTGA